From a single Planococcus shenhongbingii genomic region:
- a CDS encoding dynamin family protein: MEDKALVGLENREETKAKEKSRHLHKSAKNLKEDLEDNLMIMISGEFNAGKSIFINALLGEKVLTTDITPATAIITKLTYGAEKKIIAQYIDDSKKSMAYQELNNELISFKVKIEAG, encoded by the coding sequence ATGGAAGATAAAGCGTTAGTTGGATTAGAGAACAGAGAAGAAACAAAGGCAAAGGAAAAATCACGCCATTTACATAAGTCGGCTAAAAATTTAAAAGAAGATTTAGAAGACAACTTAATGATTATGATCAGCGGAGAATTTAATGCGGGAAAATCTATTTTCATCAATGCACTTTTAGGAGAAAAAGTATTAACGACTGATATTACACCTGCTACTGCCATCATCACAAAGTTAACATATGGTGCAGAAAAGAAAATAATTGCTCAATATATAGATGATTCAAAGAAGAGCATGGCTTATCAGGAATTGAACAACGAACTTATTAGTTTCAAAGTGAAAATAGAGGCAGGATAA
- a CDS encoding YifB family Mg chelatase-like AAA ATPase: MGMNGLTGQVIQVEATVREDKEQCVIIGLPDASIKESRERILNCLHALKEDIDMKKITIHLSPADVKKQGTSYDAAMLLAVLQAMAKQPVKIPEKTCFIAALTLSGQLTTFHSMIPTIHQAILLGFKRIYIPPIEISLFAQAADVELIRMPDMPSLLSHLKGTPSLFDEELTLLPLETVHEETEKIPHICFSAIRGHTEAKRALLLAAAGGHHVLMSGPPGCGKSLLANAFHTILPDLAHDEVLEVYSIYQMAKQARSLSERPPFRSPHHSSSEGAIIGGGRYPKPGEMSLAHRGVLFLDELGHFPRRVIDTLRQPLESGFAVVNRVEGSDQFPASINLIAATNPCPCGYYGARDMYCSCGDKVRLKYMQKITGPIIDRIDFVLAMKSQSVLEQASAATSQELRETVTAARNRQRLRYGANYTNAIVPVKLFEEKVAFSSAQLARIEAASFQENLSSRATLKILRLARTIADVLNEDTVPDAAVDEALKWKIQASRVHSSLMR; the protein is encoded by the coding sequence GTGGGTATGAACGGCCTTACCGGCCAAGTGATCCAAGTCGAGGCAACGGTTCGTGAAGACAAGGAACAATGCGTCATTATCGGATTACCGGATGCATCGATCAAGGAGTCGCGTGAACGGATTTTGAATTGCTTGCATGCGCTTAAAGAAGACATTGACATGAAAAAAATCACCATCCACTTGTCGCCGGCAGATGTGAAAAAGCAAGGCACGTCGTACGACGCTGCGATGCTGCTCGCGGTGTTGCAGGCGATGGCGAAACAGCCGGTGAAGATTCCCGAGAAGACGTGCTTTATCGCTGCGCTGACTTTGAGCGGCCAGCTGACGACGTTCCACAGCATGATCCCGACAATCCACCAGGCGATTCTGCTCGGCTTTAAACGGATCTACATTCCACCCATTGAAATCTCCCTTTTTGCGCAAGCTGCGGATGTCGAATTGATCCGTATGCCGGACATGCCCTCTTTACTCTCCCATTTAAAAGGAACACCTTCCCTGTTTGACGAAGAGCTGACCTTGCTCCCACTGGAAACTGTTCATGAAGAAACCGAGAAAATCCCCCATATCTGCTTTTCAGCAATCCGCGGACACACGGAAGCCAAACGGGCGCTGCTGCTTGCGGCAGCGGGCGGCCATCATGTGCTGATGAGCGGTCCGCCCGGCTGCGGCAAGAGTTTGCTGGCGAATGCGTTCCATACGATTCTGCCGGATTTGGCACACGACGAAGTGCTGGAAGTGTACAGCATCTACCAGATGGCGAAGCAGGCGCGTTCGTTGTCGGAGCGCCCGCCGTTTCGCAGCCCGCATCACTCTTCATCCGAAGGGGCGATCATCGGCGGCGGCCGCTACCCAAAACCCGGTGAAATGTCGCTTGCCCACCGCGGGGTCCTATTCCTCGATGAACTCGGCCATTTTCCGCGGCGCGTCATCGATACGCTGCGCCAGCCGCTCGAGAGCGGCTTTGCGGTGGTGAACCGCGTCGAAGGATCCGATCAGTTCCCGGCGAGCATCAACCTGATCGCTGCGACGAACCCGTGCCCGTGCGGCTATTACGGCGCCCGGGATATGTATTGCAGCTGCGGGGATAAAGTCCGCTTAAAATACATGCAGAAAATCACCGGCCCGATCATCGACCGCATTGATTTTGTGCTGGCGATGAAAAGCCAGAGCGTCCTGGAACAAGCGTCCGCGGCGACGTCACAAGAACTGCGGGAAACGGTAACGGCCGCACGCAATCGGCAGCGCTTGCGCTACGGCGCCAATTACACGAACGCCATTGTGCCGGTCAAGCTGTTCGAGGAAAAAGTCGCGTTCAGCTCCGCCCAGCTGGCCCGGATTGAAGCGGCCAGTTTCCAGGAGAATTTGAGCAGCCGGGCGACCTTGAAAATCCTGCGGCTCGCCCGGACGATTGCCGATGTGCTGAACGAAGACACAGTGCCAGATGCAGCGGTGGACGAAGCATTGAAATGGAAGATCCAGGCTTCGCGCGTCCACAGCTCGCTGATGAGGTGA
- a CDS encoding transposase, whose product MTRKRDFNPHSYYHVIMRGNNRQPIFKTKEDMFELKRTLLHVHADYPFTMLAYCFMTNHYHLLIKPLRDPLDKIMQRINKRYSISYSKRYGHVGQIYQKRYFAKEVDSRLGLLTLSSYIHRNPIETKVPMVERLELYPYSSFPLYADEDKPAPPFLDRTQLRQWLPEPFDQTNTAYAVYCLSYRQSAEEDPHAKLFDV is encoded by the coding sequence ATGACACGAAAAAGGGATTTCAACCCCCATTCCTACTACCATGTCATCATGCGCGGCAACAACCGGCAGCCGATCTTCAAAACGAAAGAGGACATGTTTGAGCTCAAGCGCACGCTGCTGCATGTCCATGCCGATTATCCGTTTACCATGCTGGCTTATTGCTTTATGACCAATCATTATCATCTATTGATCAAACCGCTGCGGGATCCGCTGGATAAAATCATGCAGCGCATCAATAAGCGTTATAGCATCTCCTATTCGAAACGCTATGGGCATGTCGGCCAGATTTACCAAAAGCGCTATTTCGCTAAGGAAGTCGATTCACGGCTTGGCCTCTTGACCCTCAGCTCCTATATCCACCGCAACCCGATTGAGACGAAAGTACCGATGGTCGAGCGGTTGGAGTTGTATCCGTATAGTTCGTTCCCGCTTTATGCGGACGAGGACAAGCCTGCACCGCCATTTCTGGACCGGACGCAGCTGCGGCAATGGCTGCCCGAGCCGTTCGACCAGACGAATACCGCATACGCCGTGTATTGCCTGAGTTACCGGCAGTCCGCAGAGGAAGATCCACATGCGAAGCTGTTTGATGTTTAA
- the galE gene encoding UDP-glucose 4-epimerase GalE, with product MAILITGGAGYIGSHTCVELLNAGYEIVVLDNFSNSKPESLHRVKELTGKDFLFYEANLLERKSVEKVFENNEIEAVIHFASLKAVGESVSKPLHYYHNNVTGTLILCEVMKEYGVKNLVFSSSATVYGVPEQVPISEDFPLSATNPYGRTKLMVEEMLRDLFVTDDSFSIALLRYFNPIGAHKSGTIGEDPNGIPNNLMPYITQVAVGKLKELQVFGNDYPTMDGTGIRDYIHVVDLALGHLKALEKVMSSTGVEAYNLGTGTGYSVLEIVSAFEDACGQQIPYRISDRRPGDIAICYADPLKAKTELGWVAERGIGEMCRDSWKWQQQNPLGYEGKENYKFTAHK from the coding sequence ATGGCGATATTAATCACTGGAGGAGCGGGCTATATCGGCAGCCATACCTGTGTGGAATTGTTGAATGCCGGATATGAGATTGTGGTTCTTGATAATTTTTCTAATAGTAAACCAGAATCGTTACATAGAGTAAAAGAACTAACGGGGAAAGATTTTTTGTTTTATGAAGCGAATTTGCTGGAGCGAAAAAGTGTCGAAAAGGTATTCGAAAACAATGAAATTGAGGCAGTCATTCATTTTGCCAGCTTAAAAGCAGTTGGTGAATCTGTTTCAAAGCCACTCCATTACTATCATAATAACGTTACGGGTACGTTGATACTTTGTGAGGTCATGAAGGAATATGGCGTGAAAAATCTTGTGTTCAGTTCTTCGGCAACAGTATATGGAGTTCCTGAACAGGTGCCGATTTCTGAAGATTTCCCATTAAGTGCAACAAACCCCTATGGAAGAACAAAACTGATGGTAGAAGAGATGTTAAGAGATTTATTTGTAACAGACGATTCATTCAGTATTGCGTTACTCCGCTATTTTAATCCTATCGGTGCTCATAAAAGCGGGACAATCGGCGAAGATCCTAATGGGATTCCGAACAACTTGATGCCTTATATCACACAAGTGGCGGTGGGCAAATTGAAAGAACTGCAAGTGTTCGGCAATGATTACCCAACAATGGATGGAACAGGTATACGAGATTATATCCATGTCGTAGATCTCGCACTTGGCCATTTAAAAGCGTTGGAGAAAGTGATGTCTTCAACTGGTGTAGAAGCCTATAACTTAGGGACTGGAACGGGTTATAGCGTACTCGAAATAGTATCAGCATTTGAAGATGCCTGCGGTCAGCAAATTCCTTATCGAATCAGTGATAGAAGACCGGGAGATATTGCTATCTGTTATGCCGATCCATTGAAAGCGAAAACTGAGCTAGGATGGGTTGCGGAAAGAGGAATCGGAGAAATGTGCAGAGATTCTTGGAAATGGCAGCAACAGAATCCGCTCGGTTATGAAGGTAAAGAGAATTATAAATTTACTGCGCATAAATAA
- a CDS encoding IS3 family transposase, giving the protein MSRKTNCWDNAVIESFFSHLKTEFPFHSQLTSLKGIQEGLHKFITYYNIKRGQKCLGYLSSEMYYQAFLDSETA; this is encoded by the coding sequence ATGTCACGGAAAACCAACTGTTGGGACAATGCCGTCATTGAAAGCTTTTTCTCGCACTTGAAGACCGAGTTTCCGTTCCATTCGCAGCTGACATCCCTGAAAGGGATTCAAGAGGGGCTACACAAGTTTATCACGTACTACAATATAAAAAGAGGGCAAAAATGCTTGGGCTATCTGTCGTCAGAGATGTATTACCAGGCGTTCCTAGATAGTGAAACCGCTTAA
- a CDS encoding DDE-type integrase/transposase/recombinase — protein sequence MSKFRSPFAGMLKKQFHYVINHKRVARLVNEMNLKSRIRMKKSPEFSAPKEPKEIYPNRLERDFDALLPNRKWVADLTEFAYFNQKFYDCAILDLFDRQVVVFRLSDRPNASLVEEAVRTAMENRQLESLEGLLIHIDRGIVFASKAYRKLSLEL from the coding sequence ATGAGTAAATTTAGATCGCCATTTGCGGGTATGTTGAAGAAGCAGTTCCATTATGTGATCAATCATAAGCGTGTAGCGCGGCTGGTGAATGAAATGAACCTGAAATCCAGAATCCGGATGAAAAAATCTCCGGAGTTTTCAGCGCCAAAAGAGCCGAAGGAAATCTATCCGAACCGGCTGGAAAGGGATTTTGATGCGCTTCTACCGAACAGGAAGTGGGTGGCGGATCTCACGGAATTCGCTTACTTCAATCAAAAGTTCTACGACTGTGCGATCCTTGATCTCTTCGACCGTCAGGTGGTGGTCTTTCGCCTAAGCGACCGGCCGAATGCATCTCTTGTAGAAGAAGCGGTTCGGACTGCGATGGAAAATCGACAGCTGGAGTCATTGGAGGGTCTTCTGATTCATATAGACCGAGGCATCGTCTTTGCCTCAAAGGCGTACCGGAAGTTGTCGCTGGAGCTGTAG
- a CDS encoding sugar phosphate nucleotidyltransferase — translation MKGIIVTGKSKDKFNSITKVIPKSLLPIHDKPMIYYPLSILMNAEIKEILVICNISEFPYYYKLLGYGDDLGIKIEYIEDEEHNSVADAFIIGEDFIGSDDVALILGETIFYGHESSLIIQQKSSPQKGATIFASKDKNTNQFNITQNSFIKKITSEIGNSYGSQSSFSIPDLYFYDNRVVEIVKTLKLSQKGIVDITDINNEYLKLNSLKIMSLGNEFLSLNTNTIESLAEATAFIKTIEKAQGRKIGCIEEIAFNMKYIDLNQLTLLAEPLLKSEYGQYLINIGEKELQYSNKPL, via the coding sequence ATGAAAGGAATTATAGTTACAGGAAAAAGCAAGGATAAATTCAATTCGATTACTAAAGTAATTCCGAAGTCGCTATTACCAATTCACGATAAGCCAATGATTTATTATCCTTTATCTATTTTAATGAATGCAGAAATTAAAGAAATTTTAGTAATATGTAACATTTCAGAATTCCCTTATTATTACAAGCTTTTAGGTTATGGAGATGATTTAGGTATAAAGATAGAATATATAGAAGATGAAGAACATAATTCGGTTGCTGATGCTTTTATTATCGGAGAAGATTTTATTGGAAGCGATGATGTTGCTCTAATACTTGGAGAAACTATTTTTTATGGACATGAATCTTCACTTATTATTCAGCAAAAATCCTCTCCTCAGAAAGGCGCTACCATTTTTGCTTCTAAAGATAAAAACACAAATCAATTTAATATAACGCAAAACAGTTTCATAAAAAAAATCACTTCAGAAATTGGAAATTCCTACGGTTCTCAATCATCTTTTTCAATACCTGATTTATACTTTTATGACAATAGGGTTGTAGAAATTGTAAAAACACTTAAATTGTCACAAAAGGGTATAGTAGATATCACAGACATTAATAATGAATATTTAAAATTAAATTCACTTAAAATCATGTCTTTAGGAAATGAATTTCTCTCTCTGAATACCAACACTATTGAGTCATTGGCAGAAGCGACTGCATTTATTAAAACGATTGAAAAAGCACAAGGTAGAAAGATAGGATGCATAGAGGAAATTGCTTTTAACATGAAGTACATTGATTTGAATCAATTAACGCTATTAGCGGAACCTCTTTTAAAAAGTGAATATGGCCAGTATTTAATAAATATTGGTGAAAAGGAATTGCAATACTCAAATAAACCACTCTAA